The DNA window TATTGGACTTATCGAATGACGTAATAATTTCCTGTTATTGCCCGATagttatcgtgcatccctacttggacttatgactaaggagaaatctggaccctgtggctgggcCAGTTGGGAACTACTATCTTAGATAATTACTGCCTTTGAAACTTGGTGTGTTAATGTGGTATTTTGAAGcaatttttggtcatttttttaaaattcttgtGTGGTAAAAAGAGGCTTAGATTTAGCACCAAAATTGTTCAACAAATAGTATCAACCAAAAATTGTGTAACAACTTTGAGACGTAAATGAGCACGGGAATAGCCATTACATACCTCCATCATAATGTTCTTAGCTTAACTTTAAAAGTTATGTAAACACAATGTTTAATACTTATTTATGACTAGAAAACCCTGACACATGGTGCTGAGCTGCATCTTAATTTAATCTTCAGGTTCCTAGCTTTCAGATGATGAATACCACTTCTATGTGTtatactgttgacctgctatcACTCCCTACAGatcccctccaaaaaaaaaagacaaaaataggtCTATGTGGGTCTatagtaatataatataatagttACTTCCCCACTTTATgtcaaaaaggatttgcaaatcattctgttttatgtatgttttaCACTGCGTCTTAACTGTCTTGGAACCGGGGCTGTACAGCAGCCACAGATATCATGACGTAGGTTATCTCCTGCTTGAATGCTTTGGCTGTTTTGTTTCATTCCACTGCCTCTGAATCCAAAATATGCACTTGACCATTCCACTGCTCTCATACCTcgaagcaaacagcagacagagaagACTCGGCACAAgacaagttttaccactttaaaacagttcatCAAAAGTGTGAAAAAGGAGTTTGGGTAATGTTCGTGTAGTCAGTGTTGTGCTGTAGCAAACGTTGCCACATTCTCCACTATCAGTTATGTAGCAGCCAATGCACAAAGAGGTCAGGTTTGCTGTTATTTGTGTAGTCTCTGTCCTACTTTTCCACCTTAAAAACACTACGCAACCATGATGCAGTGTTGTAACGTGATGTTGTGTTTTGGATAAGTCTGAAATATTGGGAGTGAGAGAGAATAGCTGGTTGTTTTGGAGGCTGTACAGAGAAGTCGTCCTGCTAGCAGACCTCATGAGTGGTTAATAAGTAAAGCATGATCTGGTGGGCTTGGCATTGAATCACAGTGGTCATGCTTCTAGAGTGCTGCTGTTTACCACCACTCCTCTTGTTGTTCTTTCATTTCTGCAAATCTAAATGAGAgttttctttgtggtcatgAGATTTTTCCCTTATCAGCGTGTTTGCCTACGCTACAGGCTGTAAACTGTGGAGATGTGCTGAACGGAGTTTCTGTGGACTTTAGTATGACTGTGAAATGGCTAtttgaagatgatttttttcGAGGAACAGTTACACTTCTGTGCTGGCAGAGAGGAGTGAGCATGTAGGCATTGTAGCGGTAAATGTGGCCTAAGCTTTTTTATCAGTTTTCTTCCCAAGGAGTGCTGCCATGTTTTGGTGCTGAAGGGGATGACCAAAGTTGGCAAGTAGGTTATGAGTGTTTGCTACTTGCCGTGGATGACTGTGCCAGATAAAACTCAAAAGTAGGACTTCAGTATGATGATACCAGTAGCTTAAGCTAACTTTGAAAGTCTTAATTGATTCCTTTAAGTTTTGAAGTCTGTGATTTACATTTTGTGTTGCGTTATATTTGTTATATATTTGTTTCTGTCCTGATTTTTATATATCCTCTCTCAGTGGGCGACTTTGACAAGATCTGGCGCGAGCACTGTGAAGATGAGCAGACGCTGAGTGAGTACGCCCTCGCCATGAAGAATCTCGCTGACAACCACTGGACCAAAAACTGCGAAGGAGAGGGACGCATCGATTGGTGTCGCAGGTACAGCTCAAATCAAATCAGCTGCAGTTTTACACCTCCTGACAGTGGAGTCTGTGGGATGTGCTTCTGTGACATGTTGCTGccactttcacattaaagtttGAGCAGTGTTTCCATTCCACTTCCACAGTGTCTGTCAAGAATACTTTTTGGACGGCGGGATGAAAAGAATGTTAGAGAAGGATGAGAAAAGTGCCATGCTCACCATGGGTCTGACTGCAGCGTCTGTAAGTGCCCAACCGAACAGCACCATCCCCAGGTAAGCACACTGAAGGTGAACACACTACAGTACATCCTTACAACCCGCTTAGAATATTTAGTATGGATTGGGGGCACAGTCAAAAACTGTGAGAGCAACTAAACTCTCACCCATGacccaggaaaaaaaaaatacagttacagttacaaatTTCTAGTTACTTCAGAGATGAAATAACAGTGTTTGTAATgaaatatgtgtttgttttttacttgtttCTTATAAAAAGCACCTTCAGTTTTATTTGCACAGAGTTTCTACACaatatggaaaagtatggaatatGATTATAGTAATTTTTCAGGTTTGGATTGGTACggaaaaaacaaaagatcttgtggaaaaatatttgtgtatCCAGACTATTGGCCCTATTCTTTTCTTTGACATATAAAATTCAGAAAAAGGAAATGCAATGAAATGCTATTCTTGAATTTAATTTATGTGTAACATCACAAATAACCACATATTAAGCTTGTTTGAATATTTATGAGTTATGCAGAGATGTGGATATCAAAAAGTAAATCTTTCATGTGCAAGGaaacacacagtgaacacaGTAAATAAACAAAGCTGCAAAGACACTTGGGAAATTAAATGATTAAACTATTATCAACTAATTTTCTGTTCTTATTTGAAAAATaacatatgaatgaatgaatgaatgaaaaaaagatataaaatgtcaaattaattactaaattatttacaataaaaaaatcaacatttaaAATAGCAAAAGTGCAGACAAAAATATTGATGATTGATTTAAATTTGAgtttaaagatatatatatttttttttttcaataatatCTTTATTGAATTTTCCaaatttagaaaacaaaacaaaaagccaacaaagtgacacaaatgaGACAGTGTGTTAACATACAGGTCCTTGTAGGACAGGGACATTcaatgaaacaaaaatattaaaaccctaCATTACGTTTTCCCCCTTTACACACATATGGTCACTATAACAGTGCAAACAAAatgggacagaaaaaaaaaacaaaaacagaaaaacaaacaaaacatggcaGTTAATAGAATGCTTCTGTAAAGATATAGGATCATGAGTCCATACATGCCGTACAATCCAGTGATGAAAGGATGAGGGAACAGAGTTATGCAGAGGGTGCACTTATTCTACTCCAGGTTCTTTCAACAGATGAGATagatcattgtttttttttttttttttttttttaaagattatttttattggctttttgcctttattgacaggacagagggtgaaatggggagacagagagagagtggggactgacatgcagcaaagggccgcgagcCAGATTCGAACCCACGGCCtctgcagcgaggcaatgcctttgtacatggggcgcggGCACTATcaactacgctaccgacgccccgagATAGATCATTGTTTTTAGTATATTGAATAAATCAATCCCACACTTTTTGAAATGTCTCCTGTCCTTAAGAATGtaagaattttttttccagaggtAAGCAAGAAGATAATTCCCTAAACCAGATTGCAATACCTGGCTTATTCATACTTTTCCATGTTAGAGCTATTGTCCTCTTTGCttgaaaaaaacatatgtttaaaaagattttttaatgACGTTTTACATTATATACATCTGGGTAGAGAGGCCAAGTAGAAAGAGTTTGGGCTCTAGCTCTAATCTGATTGAGAGGATGTCCTGCACATTTAATCTAACCTCTTCCCAAAACTCCCCCACTCTTGGGCACTGCCATAGGCAGTGAAAAATAGTGCCCTTATTTACACCACACCTATTGCAAGTGTccagaatattcacattaaaTTTGTTCAATTTTTCTGGAGTGATATACACCCTCATCAGCCAGTTATATTGTAGGAATTTTAAGCAAGTATTACCCGTCCCTGTCTGGGATGCTTTACATGCGCTGCACCACTGTTCCAGTGTTAATTCCTCCTGTAGATCTGATTTCCATGCATTAAAACTAGAGTCAGAAGACTCAGTTGAGGAGGCTTTCAGTAAATCATAAAATTCAGAGATGATGCCCTTCCCGAAAGGATTTTTTATAAGAGTTTTCTCCAGTTGGGTCAGGGGCAGACAGGACAtgtattgattttgatttgCTCTAATAAAACTCCTTAACTGAAGGTATTTGAAAAAGTGTTTGCGAGGGatattgtatttcctgatcagCTCATCGAATGTTAAGATATTCCCATTATTAccataaatgtcttttttttgttttacacctCTATCCGCCCACAGTTTAAAACCTGCATCTGCTTTTCCGAGTTTAAAGATAATTTAGCAGAATTATGAAATAAGAATTGTGTAGGAATTCTGTTTGCAAATTATATGTGGACCTTGCTCCTCATCAAAAgcatcaatatatttttaacacaccGTACTTGCATAATAACATTTTGTAACAGTCAGAAAGTTTAATTGAAGATTCGATGGGCTGTCgcatgtgatgtgtttgtttgttgtggggaaaaaaatcctctgcTGATTTAAATTTAACGATGTGGTTGTTAGACAAAGAGGCACTGTTGGATGCAAAAGTCACATGATGGTTTTGACATTGACGCTTGTTCCACATTTGTGTTACAGTTCAATCTCTCAGCTGGGGAAAATGCGCCTTCTTGACGTGGGAAGCTGCTTCAACCCTTTCTTGAAGTTTGACGAGTTCCTCACAGTTGGTATTGACATAGTGCCTGCAGTTGAGGTAAGCTTGTTTATTCTGCTCATTTTGTTGACAAAATGTtgacacaaataaaatgcaTGAGGTTTTCCTGTCTGGTGATTCAGTGTTGGCATTACAGAGCAAAAGCAGCACCAGAAATGACTCATGCACAGGTTATCCGTGTTGTGGTTTGACGGCGTGTGAACAAATTCTGCAGAAAGCAGAACAAAAAGTGTCTTGCATTTTGCAGCTGCAAGTATAGGACGTTTAAAAGTGCTGAATTTTCTGCCTGTTTTCTCTCCTTCAGAGCGTGTACAAGTGTGACTTCCTCAACCTTCAGCTCCAGCAGCCTCTCCAGCTGGCGAGCGATGCGGTTGAGGCGTTCCTCCGCCAGCTCCACAACCCCATCGACTCGCTGCCTGCCCAGCTTTTCCACGTGGTGGTCTTCTCCCTGCTCCTGTCCTACTTCCCCTCACCATACCAGCGCTGGATCTGCTGTAAGAAGGCCCACGAGCTGCTGGAGCTTCACGGCCTGCTGCTCATCATCACGCCCGACTCCTCCCACCAAAACCGCCACGCCCTTATGATGCGCAGCTGGCGCGTTGCAGTGGAGTCACTGGGCTTCAAGCGCTACAAATACGTCAAGTATTCCCACATGCATCTCATCGCCTTCCGCAAGGTGTGTCTGGCCACCACCAGCGACCTGGTGTCACGCAACTACCCAGAGATGCTCTACATCCCTCAGGACTTCCACTCCAACGAGGAGGAAGAGTGTGCCGACGTGCCCGTACAGGTGCGCTCCGAATTTGAGGATGACCAGATGGCATGGGGCTTCTCGGAGCTGCCTGACACGCCCTATGATTCAGATTCCGGGGAGAGCCAGGGCAGCTCGGTGCCTGGTTTCCACGAGCTAGAAGACCCCATACTGCTTCAGAGCTAGGTTAACCAGctacccccctcccccccctcctcctcctcctctcctttcctccacTGTCACCTCCCCTTCAACTGCTGCGCTGCCAAATTTAACCTGCTGCATTCTTCTCCCAcgtctcctccctctcctgaAAACAATGCAGTTTGCACAGTGTGAAAGACAGAAGTTTACAGATTATTTTCTCATATCCACACTCCTCTGagagtacacacacagacacacacacatatccacataaacacacacactaagatgGATATATTTTGATAAATATCTAGGTTTTTTAAGAGTTGGAAAGTGAATGCCCTGACGATATCTTAACTCCCCGCTCCTTGATTTCCATATCATCTTCCAATCAGCTTTcaataacaaaaacagcttGTCTGTACTCTGTCTCTATATGAATAAGCTAGTGTGGCAGGCTGCTTAgtataaaagacaaacaacCTGAGCAGTCTGACAGGAGTTTGATTGCACTGGAGAGACTGAGATGGAGTGACTGGACTGGTACGCTTGCTTCTGTCACAGTCATGCAGCTAGACTTTCTGAAAATCCTTGATGTGCATTTAGTTttccaagacaaaaaaaaaaacgaagttCATCgttttgaaatatatatattctcaACAGTCAAAACATTGGTGTCGTCCAGTGTAAAGTGTGGCAGTGCCATTTTAACTTGGCATCATCTGAATGATTTGTGTATCTTTTACAAGAAAGTGGTATTTGtagcattttaaacattttcagaaccATACGGTAGGAGTATTACTAGGTTTACTAATGTGAAACTGTAACTGTGTTTACTCATTGTGTAACAAGGTACGAGTGTTTCAAAGTAGGTATtagactttttttcctcctctcgtTGTCCTCACAAATATTAAGACTGAATTATCTCCAGTACATTTTGTGCTCTCTCGGAGAAATAGTACAACACAGCAAGTCAGTGACCCATATCAAATGGACTTTAAAGCACCAGTATCCTTTGACACAATTTTGTAACTTTGTGAAACTAAGTACTCTGCCTCCAAAAAAGATCCAGATCTGAGCTCCTTACAGAAAATTCACCTTGACACAAGAGATTTGCACTAATTTACTGTTTTGTCATACAGAACCTCTGAAACAGGTGAGAAACTGTAGATTTTAGCAATAGCAAACCAGAGCAGATCTGAAGATGCTGTATCCGACGGGGGGAGGTTTTAGCTAAAGACACTACCAGATGAAATGTTAGTGTGTGTTCTGCCTGTCCCTGAATGGGCTCATTGTGTGGGTGTGGTTGGGTTTGATTGTGTGAATGAAGGAATGAGTTTACGTTGATGTGTTATTGTCAGTGGCACTTTATCATTGATCCCAAAGGGTGTCACAAGATGTAATTATTTTCCTATGATGACAGTTTTACAACCAATATGACGGGCCCATAAGATAATACCAATAAGTCTAAGGTGCCTTCTTTGTTCACATTTACTGTATGTTGCAAGCAGACTTTCATGCCCCTGGAGAAAATGAAACTCATACCTTTCAACTAAAAAGATATGAAGCTTCTGAGGCCAAACAGTATGTACAAACTGTCCAGTTCTCCTTTGACATATTAATGGATAACAAGAGACATTTCCAGTGTTGATGTAATGCAGTGTGTTGTTGCCATACCCATATCATTTTCCAGTTAATGCACATCTCTATGCTGATATCTTCTCTGTTTTAACAGgaaaacaacatttcacagtACCGCACATACTCAGACTTTAAGGTTTTGTGATTAATTGGTGCATTTGTCTTCCAATGTTTCTTTTTGGTCCATTTGCATGAGTTGTTTCATcttcattttcaacattttcaacAATGCAGAACAATGTGTGCTTATAGTATGGTTGTAtttctcttttataaatgaatgtaaatgtaaCGCGTCTGTGTGGAGTTTTTTGGTGTGCAGTGCACCCTTTCTTGTAGATTCAAAATACTGCTCTGTGTGCTGGTTATGAAGTTATGAAGGGGCATTTTTGACTCAGGAGatcagaggtgtggacttgagtcacagattttattattttacaatcaACTTTACAAAATTAAATAAGACTTGCAACATGACTTTGAtgttaacaccaatgacttgtgactttacttggacttgagccttctgacttgaaaatacttgattaaaaagtatgttatttaaaagtgTGCCACAAACTAATGAATTAACTAACCTTGTTCATTCTGAGCAAATCAACGCTTAACTCCCATAATCCTACAGccatccaatcaagttgcaagAGACAACCATGAGGTACTAATGTtggaaaaaatgataccaaaggtAATTTTGTTTGCGTACGCAAACTTCCTGGTGGTCAGCAACAGAGGAACTGGATTATTCAAAATGTGCGGGTTAAAAATTACAGATACAGAGATGCAACAActtctgaaaaacacattttaatgattaaatacaaattttatAAAGAGTTTGtaatttttgtaaatttaatacaCTATTACTCTgacattaaaatgacattacatttggtgaagaacGCAGTTTAGGACGTGGGACCTGACTTAGGACTCATCAGTATTGATTTGGGACTTAACTCAGGACTTGCCTGTATGGACTTGGAACTTGAgagcaaagacttgagacttacttgtgacctGCAAAATAATGGTAACCCCTCTGCAGAAGATCATGCAGGTTTTTGATCGACATTTCTTTTGATACACAAACAATATTTGTCaacattgtattttatttgataggaaTGATGCAATTTAACATAGTTCCAATACAGAGTATGAGActgatgtgttgcacagagagtttatagctgttgctaattttcaactcttGTCCCTAGTTGGACTTTTCCATGTAGGCCTAcaaggtttttaaaaaatatcatcaAATCATGCTACACTATAACCATGGAAGGATTGCACAATAAAATCCATAAATCACAGTACATACATCATAAGATATACCACAATACATCTACCAAAACAGACACTGCGACACACATACCACAAGAAATATACTAAAATACACATACCACTACACACTTATACACTAATACCCCATAGAAATTTTAGCGCAATAGCAAATAGTTGGTACAGCACCGGTTTGGTTTAAGCCAGCACTTGACCTTTATTGTGAAGGATTTTAAATCTGGAATTAGTCAGTAGCAGTTAAAACAGGAATAAATCAGGGACCTGAATCAAGAGGCAGGATAGCTTCTTTAAATGTAGTAATACTGTACATTAGACATTGTATTATAACTAGCCTTTAAGGCCACTCTGACATAAAAGCCatgtcttacacacacacacacacacacacacacactataattTCACTCAAAAGTCCACACTACCTACCTTACTACCTCAGGGccataaaaaataactttaatgtgaaaggaaGGAATTCAGATATTTAAAGACAATTttacaatcttttttttctcaggaaGGTAGGATTAAACTGGGGGGATTTGAACTCATGACCTCAGTATTAAAAGTATAAAAATCCTGGCTTTTGCACAGAATGAGAGTTAAAATCTGGAACACAGTTGTTCagttaaaatataaacataGGCCTAGTAAAGTAGGACGTAAATAAGCTCATAATATTGAGTATAATATTAagaataataatttattattacTTACTTGAtctttcattattatttaatcaTATTTAATATCGAGTCAAAACCACAGACTGCATAAAAATTCAGAACTGAATGAGCGTTTGACGTTGGCAAGTGATTTTTTACCCTCAGCACTTGCCGTAGTGGAAGCCAGCGTCATGGCGCCTGTCAACTGACAAACTTTTGACGTTACAAACTTTTAATACGGATATGTCTTTCACAATACTGACAGCTTGTTTGAAGGTGCTCCGTCCTGAAACTTTTAAACCAGTGTCGGACATCAGATGAGAGGAACATAAACAGCCGTCGTCACGATGTGAATGTTTCTGCGTGCTAACTTTGGCCGGTGCGAAGATGCATCGCTGGTAGCTAACGGTAGTCAAGCTAGCCACTTTCaacaagttagctagctagttagctcaACTTAGTTTAAGCGTCGTTTGGTTTCAGATGTCATTACGGACAATAAACCGACTGTAACTCGTTAAAGTGCCTGTTTCTAGGTTTGGTTAGTTAGTCTTTTATATCACAATGTGTCGTTTTCTGCGCTactgtgtcagccactgccTCCATGCAGCGATGACCCGGCTGGAGGAGGTCAACGGAGAGGTTAGCATGTGGTCGTCTGTCCGGTGGCTGGGCTACCTGTCAGGTCTCAACATGCTGATCGCCCTGTGTCTGGGGCTCTATGCGCGGTGGGAGAGGACCGCAGAGACTGGTCTTCTTGTCATTTTCGTTTTGGCTCTAATCGTCCTCGGAATAGCAAGTGTAGTGTATTATTACTTCAACATGGAGAGGGTCAGCCTCAGTCTCCTCCACCTGTGGTTCGGGTTTTTGCTGGGAATGCAGTGTTTCCTCAACAGTCCCGCCCTGGAGAGCGATGTGAAGGAGCAGGCGGCCAACTACCTGCTGCTGGTCAGCGTGACACTGAGGACACTGTGGGCGCTGCTGGAGAGACTGGTTGGATGTGCCAAGTACCGTCCTGCCTTCCTCACCTCGGCAGAGCGGCTGGAGCTGGTGGGCTTTGCCACTGCCAGCACGGCTCTGCTCATCCAGAAGTCTTTGAGTGTGATGGTGCTGGTGGTGGCGCTGGCCACGGTGATGATTGCCCTCCGGATGAAGGCTCTCCTGGCTCTCGCCAACTTGGTCTGCTTCGCTGTCATCACCGCTGTGCTGTTCTTCAAGTCTCTGAACGTCACCATCAACCCTTTCGCCCTCGCCTGCTTCTTCAGCCAGCTCATCTGCGACCCACTGCTGGATGTCTACTTCAGTGGCCTCTCCGTGACCGAGCGCTGGCAGCCTTTCCTGGTGTGGCGGGGCCTGTGGCGCCGGCTGTCCCTCCTGCCTCTGCTGGTGGTGGAGGTGACCTTCATCATTCTGGCTGCTCAGAAGCTGAAAGACCTGGACCAGTGGTACCTGATGATCCCGAGCTTTGTGGTCTGTGCGCTCTTCTGGGCCATCTGCCACATGGTGTTTGTTATCACAGTGTGGGGCTTTCACACCAAACTCAGTGAATGCCAGAGGGTGTGCTTGTCTCAGGGGTCAGGGGTCAGCGGTCTGGACAAGGTTATGGCTTCAAAGGGCATGAGACATTTCTGCCTCATCTCTGAGCGCCTGGTGCTCTTCTCGCTGGTGTcaactgttgctgttgctgctttttGTTGGCAGGTAAGAGCAGCCAGACAACAAATACCTTATTTATAGAGAGATGGCACACACTGTCAACTGAAGTGTATGGTGTGTTTTCAGTCCTCTTTGACCAGCAGTTCCCAACCTTTGTGGCTTGCGATTCCTTGGGACCCCCCCACCATCATCACTGGTTGCATGTGTCAGTGGTGTCCCATGAATTCACAAGAAAAAATTAAGATTTGAGAAATGTCAGGAAAGAAAATATAATTGTTTATAGCAGAATAATATGTTTCTTGCTTTTCTCTCCTGTTAGTCATGTTGTAACCCttcagatttatcttgtgaATCCTTGTGGCGGACCAAAAACCAAGGTTGGGAACCTCTGGCTTGGACTGTAGGACAGCCTGAGAATGTGccttacatttacatttcatgcTTTTACAAGACACATTGAATTGCTTAATTTCTTTAATGTTTTGATTCGAACAGTACCATACTGATTACTTCTACATCACATTTAATCAGGATTTACTATAACACAGAAAGAACTTGTATTTTTAGGAGCATGTTCTTATTCTTAGCTACAATAGTTTCTCATATTTTGCTAGAATTCATTCTGATGCAGATTAATGTTATAGTATCTTCCACAGCATTTTCCTTCATATGTCATACTTTTGTCTGCAGTGAAAACCAATTTTTAATTGACTAATGACTGTGCTCTGCAGGCCTCCAGTAGTATCTTTGTTAGCATGTTTCTGCTCGTCCTGCCTCTGGAGTCTCTGTTCCACGGGCTTTTCCACGAGCTCGGGAACAGTCTGGGAGGAACCTGTGTGGGCTACGCTGTTGTCATCCCCACCAACTACTGCAGGTAGTGCCATGCATTACTACTGAGAGTGGTAAACAATTACCAGTCAGATATAAGTACTGCACAAT is part of the Epinephelus lanceolatus isolate andai-2023 chromosome 5, ASM4190304v1, whole genome shotgun sequence genome and encodes:
- the samtor gene encoding S-adenosylmethionine sensor upstream of mTORC1 isoform X1, which codes for MGDFDKIWREHCEDEQTLSEYALAMKNLADNHWTKNCEGEGRIDWCRSVCQEYFLDGGMKRMLEKDEKSAMLTMGLTAASVSAQPNSTIPSSISQLGKMRLLDVGSCFNPFLKFDEFLTVGIDIVPAVESVYKCDFLNLQLQQPLQLASDAVEAFLRQLHNPIDSLPAQLFHVVVFSLLLSYFPSPYQRWICCKKAHELLELHGLLLIITPDSSHQNRHALMMRSWRVAVESLGFKRYKYVKYSHMHLIAFRKVCLATTSDLVSRNYPEMLYIPQDFHSNEEEECADVPVQVRSEFEDDQMAWGFSELPDTPYDSDSGESQGSSVPGFHELEDPILLQS
- the samtor gene encoding S-adenosylmethionine sensor upstream of mTORC1 isoform X2, with product MDLRDNVETGETENHTELFSVPIPEEAPCKREQEKLSGVVKNVHRKLRRKYREVGDFDKIWREHCEDEQTLSEYALAMKNLADNHWTKNCEGEGRIDWCRSVCQEYFLDGGMKRMLEKDEKSAMLTMGLTAASVSAQPNSTIPSSISQLGKMRLLDVGSCFNPFLKFDEFLTVGIDIVPAVESVYKCDFLNLQLQQPLQLASDAVEAFLRQLHNPIDSLPAQLFHVVVFSLLLSYFPSPYQRWICCKKAHELLELHGLLLIITPDSSHQNRHALMMRSWRVAVESLGFKRYKYVKYSHMHLIAFRKVCLATTSDLVSRNYPEMLYIPQDFHSNEEEECADVPVQVRSEFEDDQMAWGFSELPDTPYDSDSGESQGSSVPGFHELEDPILLQS
- the tmem168b gene encoding transmembrane protein 168b produces the protein MCRFLRYCVSHCLHAAMTRLEEVNGEVSMWSSVRWLGYLSGLNMLIALCLGLYARWERTAETGLLVIFVLALIVLGIASVVYYYFNMERVSLSLLHLWFGFLLGMQCFLNSPALESDVKEQAANYLLLVSVTLRTLWALLERLVGCAKYRPAFLTSAERLELVGFATASTALLIQKSLSVMVLVVALATVMIALRMKALLALANLVCFAVITAVLFFKSLNVTINPFALACFFSQLICDPLLDVYFSGLSVTERWQPFLVWRGLWRRLSLLPLLVVEVTFIILAAQKLKDLDQWYLMIPSFVVCALFWAICHMVFVITVWGFHTKLSECQRVCLSQGSGVSGLDKVMASKGMRHFCLISERLVLFSLVSTVAVAAFCWQASSSIFVSMFLLVLPLESLFHGLFHELGNSLGGTCVGYAVVIPTNYCSPDGQPVLLPPDQVQELNKRSTGMLNSVQRFFAHHLIENFGCDYSTSGLALDALQVKIKSFLELRTADGPRHDTYIIFYSGHSHRSGEWALAGGDTLRLDQILEWWREKNGSFCSRLILVLDCDNSLAWVKEVKKVEGLYVAVQGATLVRVTDVELQETPQLGDFTSQWVEYNCNSNSDIRWSERGRAVSATYGISKHWSDYTLHLPTGSDVTNHWSIYFPRMTYPVVQLALWCSSLNELSLCSICLRCLKRVKLNWFPPAILDTGQGFKLVRS